CTAGTGAAGCCACAGAATGTAGCCATAGGCCAGCAGAGAAGACAGGGAACAGATAAAAAGATACTGAGTTTACAGCTGTTTCGAGGCTGAGTCCAATTTGAGTCAGATTCTAGACACtgctgtgtgtgctcctgtgtctGCTCTCTGGGCTGCCTGGACCTGTCCTTGCAGGGCCCCTGACCTTTATACCTTGGAATGGAGTTCTCCAGGTGATTGCTACAGGCTGTTGGCCAGTTCCAACTTTGGGGACCTCATCCACCAGTTTCTACCCACCTCTCCCCAGAAGCCAATGTTCATTGTACTGGAAGATCCAGGGACAGACCCTAGAGAGAACCAATGCGCAAGATCTTGACAAAGTTCCTTCCTGGCTCTGAACTGCCAGAGGGTGGACCAGTAGTCAAGGTGTCTCtggttttcatatatatatatatatatatatatatgaaaatatatatatatgttcagtaTTGGCACACAGCTGAATAAGCCTAAaaaggagggcagaagagggctaCCAGTTCCTATAAAATAGGATTTccaggtctagagagatggctccatggttataTGGACTGGGTTTTTTTGTAGAGGGCCgacatttggttcccagcacccacccagctgctcacagctgccatcAGTTCCTGGGCTCCCACTCTCTTCTGGCTCtgcacagacatgtacatacacattagGCAAAAtgctcaaacacataaaaataaaggatTTCTAAGTAAACAAGTTGCTTCAATACAGAGAAAAGCAGCAATGTTTTAGCTTGGAAACTGTGCTTAGAGACTGAGGAGGTATCCATTGGGCAAAGTGCTTTCGGTACTGAGGATGACCCGAGCTGGGAATCCAGCGCCTACATAATAGCCAAGCCTTGTGGTAGATGCCTGTAACCCTAACATTGGGAGATGGGAGCCAGAAATAGGCAGATCTCAGGGGTTCACTAGGCAGCTGGTCTAAGTGAAACAGCAAGTCCTAAGTTCAGAGAGTGGTCGTATCTCAATGATACATTTAAGGGAGATACCTGTGTCAACCTCTAGCCATATGTTCCTGAATGGTTCCCCAACCAGTTGTGGgacctcacacacatatacaccacacacaatcTGTTCAACTACAGTTGGTTTTTCCTATCCACTAACGGCAGCTGCTTGGGGAACCAACAGAGGACTTCTCTGAAACAAGCTGGGTTAGTGGTACTACAGCGGGGCCGGGGATGGCCCTTCCAAGTGACGAATGTACACCAGTGAGTTCCCTTGGGAACAGAAAGTAGGTATCagcactttttcttttgttttgagacagaatctcactatgtagccttggttgacttggaactagctatgtagacaggctggctTCACTCTATAGAGACTGGCTTCACTCTATAGAGAtccgccggcctctgcctccctagtgctgggatccaaTGTGTTTGTCACTACACCTACCTCATTTCTGTATGTGAATGCTTTATAATGATTGGTATATTATAGTCTAAACTTCTGTAAAAATTGATAAACACAATAGCGTGTGTTTAAACATTTTACCAATGTGAAGTTTCTCCCAGCtacattctcttttttgttttaggTTTATGAAACCAACTGCATTGAAACAAAACCAGTAACCCACACTAAATGCTAATTCTTACTCTGGCTTTtgcaaaatgttatttttcatggTGCTCCATTTTTCACCCATAGTCTTAATTTCCTGAGAGCTAAACAGACACTCAGGTAACACTGGGTAGTTTCTAAGAGCATGGGTCATATTAGTGTACCAACAAGCTTTCACCCGTGCAGGGCAGAGGTTCCAGGAACTTGAGTGCCAGGCCTCAGACTCCCACAGTGCTCACCAATCACCTGACAACTGAGAGGCATCAAGTTACCAGCCAGGGCAGTCCAGAACAAGCCTCCTAATGCTAATCTCTCCCATTGCTAGCACCTAACCAACGGTTTGGTATCAATAAAGGCATTTaacaacttgtgtgtgtgttcaagcaaATGCAGGTGTTAGGCCAGAGGCCCTGGaacctctagaactggagttaacagttgtgagctgcatgacatgggtgcttggaactgaactcaggccctctggaagagcagcatgagctcttaaaccctgagccatctctccaggtctccctgccccctcactatgtaaccctggttgCCAAGAACCTGGTATGTACACCACAATGGCCTCAGAActgagatctacctgtctctgcctaagctctgatttaaattttatgtaaagaCTTCCGCACAAAACCACAACTTTGCTTACCTGGTAACTAGAGGAAACCAGGAACCTGTGAAAGTACCCTGTCATACCACCCACActggaacagttttttttttgtttttttgttttttctctcagcCATTTCCGTTGTCTAAGAATAGCTCCATAACTAATAGCATAACTGGCTGGCTGAGCTTACCCATAGGTGTGGCTCCTCGGAGGGAACGACTGTCTAGCAAACAGCCAGCTGTTTATGCCAGCAATCGGCGTGAGAGCTCATTTAGAGGCTGGCAGTTCATATTTGCATGTTCCACGTCAGGAACTCTGCTCCCAGATTCGTTTCCATTCAAGACATCTATCTTTGACATCTGTGAGCACATTTCCCCTCCTCAAGAACAGCCTTTGTGAAGTCTCACGGCAGCCAGCCAACTCAGCTGCAAGACCACAGTCAGGACCAACATTAAAGGCCTCACTCGGCGCTGCCAGGGGCTGACCATCCTTGTGGATAGCAGGCAAGTGCTTCACTACTGTGAGCTGTAACCCCAGCCCAAGGTCTACTCATAGTCTTTGGTGGGGACAGCACATGCTATACACAACCACAACAAACCCCTGATAAGCCTGGTGACCCGAGTTGAGTTCCTGGAGTACACATGATAGCAGATGACTGTGTACACTGTACAAAGAGAAAGCAGACGCCTctagttatcctctgacttccacactcacacagtaaaagttaaaaagaaaaccaacatctcAGAAGCTACTACAATCGAACTGTTTTATCAAATATATGAACATTTATATTACAAATCATGCAGTaacatttcttcctctctgtcccatgAGGCCTCCATGTCAGAACCTTATGCTCACTTAAACCCACAGTCAACTGCAGGCAAGACAAGGGGAAGGAAAGTGCAATTTTGAAAGTAAGACCGTAGACCCAGAGTATGACACAAATTGGCAGAAGGCTGTAAGTTTTTCTTTGGCCCTCGGTCCTCGAATTGTTCATTCTTAACAGGAAACCTTTCAAGAACAGAAGCACCCAAGCACGCCGCAGTGCTGCCCGCTCTCTTGGTGGTGTTCCTCTTTCAATTCCATCATCCATCCTGGAGTCCTGACGAGCTTATAGGAACTTCTTTCAAGAAATCCTGCCcggttaatcccagcacttgggaggcagaggcaagcagatctctgagttcgaggccagcctggtctacagagtgagttccaggacagccaggctacacagagaaaccctgcctcaaaaaccaaaaagaaaaaagaaaaaaaaaaaaaaaagagagaccccACCTGGGTTTACTTCCTTCTCAACTGACTATCTCATTTTGAACCTCTAAATAACAAGCAACAAAACAGAGAGTAAGTCCCAAAAGGACTCCAGCTGAGACTGTCTACAGGAAACTTCTGTTCTAGAAGCCTTTGGCCAAAACCTGCAGAGTTGGGGCCAACAGAGAAAACAGGCCCAGCCGGAGCTATTTCAGGGGCCCAGGGAACTCCAGCTACTCTGCGTCTGTCGATTTAAAGTGATCGTCATCCACAGTAGAGTAAATGTGGCCCTCATTGCACAGGAAATCCACTGCTTgcctgcaagaaaaaaaaaaaggggtgggggatcCCTACATTAAAATTTGAACATAGCTAAATAAGCAAACATCACTTCTTTTTGTACTTCTTATTTTAGCTCTGAATTAGTCAGTCACTTTGTTTATGGAAGTCTCTTGCAGAGAAATGACAGTACAACCTAAGGATTGAGATTACCCATGCAGACCAGGGCTGCCTTGGATCTTAGCCTCAAATTTcaaaataagggctggagagatggctcagaagttaagagcactgactgctcttccagaggtcgtgagttcaacttccagcaaccacatggtggctcacaaccatctgtaatgggatctgatgccctcttctggtgtgtctgaagacagctacagtgtacccacatacattaaataaatcttaaattttttttttttcaaaataaaatagggCTTCGCTTAAAATGCCAATCTAAGTAGACATAGGAACCTGAAGCTACAGTCAGCTTGCACATGAGATGTACAcaggggtctcaagtctctctttccTGGATTCAGGCCCCAGACTCACACACTGAAATGCCATTTGCTTTGCCTTTGGGCAGTAGAGTAGCAGGAAGGGAAGGGTAATTCAGAAAGTGTGTGGCTCCTCCAAATCCTTAGGTcctcagagacaggaagatggttAGTAACAGCCAGAATTTACAGTGAATCTGCCTCATCACCACAGTGACTTTGAGATGGGCATTATCTACCACCACTTTACAGCACAGAATGGGAAACTGGTCTGGGCATTTATTTTCTATCTCGGCCTAAAACTGTTACATGGGTTTGttcgagacaaggtctcattatgtactcagagctgtcctggaacttgctttgtaaaccaggctggccttgaactcaagtaTCATGAGTTATATATTACTCATCTCAGTTCACTGCAATGGGATCAGCAGTTAGCTGCCTAAAACAGAATCACATCAACAGAGTGAGAAGGGCTGCCTGATGCCTCCAGCTCCCAAACAAATCAGCAAGTGGTGCAACAGTGCCACCTGGGAGtgcttttacattttcttcacaGCTGCTCAACGTCTCCCCCAACGGGCTGCAGCTGACAACTTTCCTCCTGTGGGTCTCAAGCAGACCAGGTTGGCTCTCAACTCCCAATccttctgagattacaggtgagaACCAGCAAACCCAGATCCAGCTTTACCTTTTACACTCTCTTCTCACTATCAGAAGGCTGTGGACAGATACAAGGGGACAAGCCTGGACCTCTAGGCCACGGACAACCAGACTTACTTGACTGAGGCTATAGGCATATGCTGGAGCTGGCTCCTGAGATCCTGGAAGTTCAATCCTTCAGGTCTTGGGCAAGCCTTGATCAAATTCAGCACCTAATAGTCCAAATTAAAAAGACGTTAGCAACTGCTCTGGATCGCTCACTTATGTAAACCAGAGTCACTTCATAAGCCAAGAGGAGCTGGAAAGCGGCTCAGGAGGAGCACCTGCAGAGAGCCTGGGTTTCTACCCTCTCTATCCTCCACCGTATCAGACAAACAACGGCATTgtggacatacacacagacatctgTACAAGCAGGCAAGCACATACAACTTAAAAGGGAGGGGGGTGTTAGTGTGAAGCAGGTTACAAGATAACCTTACATTATTTGGGAAGAAACAAAATGTCGAACTGGCTGTGCTTTGCATGGGTAAATAGGCAGCTTACCTGGTTTTGGACCACAGTGAGGCCATTTGCTGGCATGAAGTTATTCCCACTGAAGTTTACCGGTTCACCCATTCCGGGGTTGCCGATAGATGGTCTCCCTGCAGGGGCCTGAATTGAGAACAAGATCAGAACATTAGAAAAGCCATCACATCAACCTTACTTCAGATAACTTACTAATAACAGCAGGAAACAACTGAATCAGTTTTCCTAGTAACTATTTATTCATCTAGGAAAGCTACAACAATGAAATCTTAATACCTCCTGAAGCATATATTCCCTGTTCCCAGAAAAGGACGCTGTGGCACTGAGACGTCACATGAAAGCTAAAATGGTTTCCTTGGGACTCCCTCAAGCAAGCATTTATTATCATGAAACCATGTTGAGAAAGAAGGCACAGATTTGCCTGCAGGTACAGATAACCGGAAGAGGGCCTGCCTACTATAGATAAAGCTAAGAGTCCAATACACAACACAAGAAAGGAGGCACAGACGCTCCACCCTCTTTTAGGtcattcctttctctggattatCTCAGATATTCCTCTGAAGTGAGTTCTGCCAAAGCCATCAGTGACTTCTTAAGTCACTGGCTGCTCAAGTCTTTTGGTCTTCACAACCTCTGACCTCTTAGCAGCAGACAATGCTGACCACTCTTCTCAAACACGTCCCCTCCAGGTTTCATACCATATTCTCTGGTTTCCCGCTTATTTACACTGCACCTTCTCAGAACTCTTCCTCTTTGCACAGTGCCTGACCAACAGTACATTCTACATGTGCTGTATCTACTATACTGAATGACAGAGGAACACACATATCCTATGAGGTTTAAAGCAGTGTGAAAACACAGCAAACAGCCActaaccctgtctcgaaaaaccaaaaaaaaaaaaaaaaaaaaaaaaaaaccaaaaaaagaaatccaCTAAATGTCTGTTGTTGAGATGCTTTTATGATGTAAAACTGGACACAAAATGCCATTTGGCTATGAAATTTTTGGTCAGCCATTTTGGTACTGGGTGAGAAACAAAGTTCTGAGAAACATGAATGTTTCACTTAGATTAAAACCATGACACAGCTCAGGGAGAAAATGTGTTGAGGACCTAAGTGCAGGCTGGAGGTGACTCACAGAGCTCTGTTGGCTCTTCCTGAATTCAGTTCCAGGTGGCACACACTGCTTGTCACCCTACCTGCAGGGGACCCCTCACCCAGACTTCTCAGAAAAGGGAGTTGACCGCAACTCCTCACCTGGTTGTTGGCTCTGCTGAGCATCATGTGTGAATTGACCACCTCCAGGACGTGTGCGGTGAGCTCGTTCATGTCTTCCAGAGGGGTGATCTTAAAAGCCACCAAGCTCTTCTTGTTCTAAGAGGAAAACATAAGTAAAAGACAAACATATTTAAGTGACGTTCTGGGCAAAacactggctttttccttggtcATATTTCTCACTATGGTAAAATGCCTGTTAGACTTTAAAATGCGGGCACATGTACCACAGTATGCAAGGGAAGTCAACAGGATAGACTTGGTGTTGGTTCTCACTTCCCACCTCAAAACAGGTCGTCTTTCTACTGTACACACCCAACTATGTAGCTCCAGAGCTTCTAGACGCCTTCCTACCCCTCCCAACCCCTCAGTGGTTTGTTACAGAGCTTCTGGAGGGCCACCTGGCTTTTACACAACTCCTGAGGATTTGAATTCAGTAACTCAGGTCCCTACACTTGCATGGTACGTGTTAGTTACCCAGTGGGCAATCTCTTCGctctacttaatttttttcttctttgaggcaAGTTTCacaatgtagccttggctgtcctggagcataccatgtagaccaggctggcctagaactgatccccttttgaaacagggtctcactatatagctctggtcGTTTGGAACTATGTAGAGTAGggtggactcaaactcagaaatgtatctgcctctgcctcttgaggaTACAGAAAACTGcccatgtgccaccacacacggCTCTAATGTCTATTTTAAGACAGAACCTAGATACTTTTTCTCAATGAAGAGAACAAAGTATCTTCTCATTTAATATGCAGATTATTAAGGATAACTACTCATTCTTCTAGTGAAGACATAAATTcagaaatttttgttatttttttcttttttcttttcccagacaGAATTTGCATAGCCCAGCAGTCCTGCAATTCACTCTATCCTacaattcactctatagaccaggctggccttgaactcacagagatctgcctgcctctgactccctcaTGCCGGGATTAAGGGGTGCACCACCAACACGTggtgtgagacaggatctctttttgTTCACCAATGTGTGTGTCAAGCCAGCTTGCCCGTGAGCTTCAAGGGGTTATCTTTACCTCCTTTCTCTCCACaaagtgctgaggttacaagtAGGCACTAACAAGTCTGGTGAACCTGGCCTTAACTTTGGTTTCAAGGATTCAAACTCGAGTCTTCATCTccgccatctccccagctctgaggCTACCATGTTACTGGACTTTACCTGAAAGGACCTGAGGTGGCCAGCAACCTTCACGTATGTTTCTGGAGGAACCACAGTGTTCTCACCACCAGCATCCTGACagatgaaatataaatacatgacttttttatttactttcaattttttGATAGGGTCTCCTGTAACACAGGCTTATCTTCAAACTTAATACACAGCCacggataactttgaacttcttcctgtttctatctGCCAAGTACTGGATTACAGGCCTGCAATGTTACTCACAACTTATTTGGTGACAAGAGCTAGAACTGCCTGTTGTTTTGTTActggttttttttctgttgttttttttttttgtttttttccccttcaccCCCTTTAAAggtatgagagagaaagggggtgtgtatgtataagacagacagacagacagacagaggatcTTCTAAATGTAGTCCAGGTGTCTTGGAACTATGTAAGCTCTGGACTCAGAATGGTCTAGAACTTACAGCAAAATCCTGATTTAGCTTCCTGATGCCAATATAATAGACACGATCCAAGCACACCAAGCAGGTCAACAGTATTTACTCATTTTCCCCTGCATTTTGTGTGTGCCCCGTGCTAAGggaatggaggtcagaggacatgtcGAAGTTGGTTTCCTCCTATCATAGATTGGCATTAagtttaccagctgagccatcttattGCCCCTGGTCAATACTTCTTTGCCTATTAATTTCATTTCATGTGTTATGGGTATAggagtgtgtctgtgcaccagCTGTGTTCTTGGTGTTGATGGAGGCCACAAGATGTCAAATCcactagaattggagttacagacagctgtgagctgccatgtggatactgggaattgatcttaggtcctctggaagagcaatcactgttcttaactactgagtcattcTTCCAGCCTGCCTGGTCAATACCCTTAAACTAAATCTTGGTATATATCTTTAATTGTTTCATTAATGTAAATTTGaacatctttctcttttctgagacagctgtgtgtgtgtagccctggtactcctggaactctctatgtagacgaGCCTGGTGTTGAATCGAatccagagatctacctgcctctgctttctgagagccaggattaaaggcatgcatcatcaAGCCCAGAGAGGTCAtctgagagctaggattaaagatgtatcaTCAAGCCCAGAGAGGTCAATGTTTTTTAACTGATGATTTCAGTACATGGTGAACTTTGGGAAAACACCTGATTGTTTTCCAGCTATCACAAGCAGTGGGCTAAGTGCTCCTCACACAACTTAGAAACTCACATGCAATGCTTACTAGGTCTAACCTGTATCACTGCTGCCTTTTTTATCTGGTATTTTATAAGTAACCTGTTTATCTTTCTTTGTCCATTTCTCTAAGGTGAAGctacttgtttcttctttgcagagGTTTTTATTAAAGTGACTGAATATGTCCGAGTATGCTTCACATTCATTTAAACAGTATTTATTCCAGGCTCACTGTGTGACAGGTGCCATTCTAGGGACTGGGGACAGTAGTGACCGAGAGAAAAATCTTTCTTAGAGAATTTACTTTTTACTCTCTTACACAATATTTTAgatggtttaaaatttttatgtggtCAATTAAACTCtcactttatgtttttttttacctTTGTTATCTTGCTTATGACTTTTTATACCAAGAAAAACTTTTAACAGGCTAAAACGGAAAGAGCTGAACATCCAAAGCCCCAGTCGCCCCACCTCGATCCAAGAGCAGACACTCACATCCGTGTCGACCCACTGGCGAACATCCATGGGTGCGGCCGTCATGTCATCTACTTTGTACACAATGTTGGTGGGCGCCTTCTCGGCATGTCTGATTATCCCCACAACAGTGACCTAGAATaggggaagaaaacaaagcaagatgcacacacacacgcaagcaatTTATACAacaggttttttgagacagtctttcttgTTTTATGGGCCTGACTGGCCTCATACTCATGACAATCTTCCTGCCCACCAAGATTATATATAAGTGTGAGCTGACATGGCTAGTCCAAACTAAAACCTAGCTTTCCTTAGCTGAACAGAACACGTTCATTAAGAAAAACTGAGAAACAGCTCCTGTGAGAAAGAGGGGCTCCAAGGGAAGGATACCTTCAtgtactcttttaaaaaatactttttgttggttggtttgtttggagacagggtttcactgtacaGGCCCGGCTAtcttggaactctgtagatcaggctggccttgaactcagaggtccacttgcctctgcctccccagtggtaggattaaaggtatgtgccacccctgcccagctttaaaaaatacttttcagGAAAATagttctagggctggagagacggcccagaggttaagagtactgactgctcttccagaagttctgagttcaattcccagcagccagatggtggctcacaaccgtctataatggaaccaatggcctcttctggtgtgtctgaagacagcgacagtgtactcatatacataaaataaaaaagtaattctttttttaaaaaatttttaaaatgttaaaaaaaaagttctattaccagcgtgtctgtgtgtgtgtgtgtgtgtgcgcgcgcgcgcgcgtgtgcgcgtgtgccaCAATCCAGAAACCAGAGGACATATTAGGGTGCTAGTTCATTTTTCAGTGTAGAATGtgaagactgaactcaggtcatcagacttatGCAAAAGGCCCAAGCACTTTCACCCATAGAGCACGTTACTGGCTATATACTTTTCAATTAAGTAACTCTTActcctttttctttgttgaatgCATATGAGTGAAGGGTATGCACAAGTGAGCAGACAGATGTACAACGCCCTTGCAGAGGCTGGAAGACGTTGGCTGTCCAGGTCTAATACTATTATTGGTTTTATTcccttgaaacagagtctctcactgaacctggagccagcaagtcccaaggatcctcctgtctctgaccccAGTTTTGTGGTTACAGGAACCAGAGTAATCAAGCCTGGCTTTGTACACGGTCATGGATCTGATATCTGGTCCTCAGGCTCGcacagccatttctccaaccccttACTTTCTATCCCTAAATGGTTATCCACAAAATCCTATATACCTGTGAAATCTCAACATCTCCAATTTTGAACACTTCATCAGTCAGAGTAGCAGAAAGCAGCTGAGATATGGTACAGGGCACAATGTGCTGGGCTCGGACTCTCTGAAAAGAAAAAGTGTGCATAAAGTCAACCCAAGATAATAACGTGTCCTTGTGCCAAGCACTTTGAATATACCAATCCTGAAATTTCAAAACCAAGTTCTCCTTGcttcaaagagagagaaaacaaggccAGAAACTTAACAtttatctgtctctctccctAAGTGTTAGGATTCAGAGTGTGTGCTACTGTACAAGGCAGATGCCACActtttgaattcaaggccacacCCATCTGATGAACAGATGTTTGCATCATACTGTGGGTTCACAAAGAAAAGGTCAGAGTAGTCAGAACAACATAGGATAGCCTGCCTTTAGAAAAAACCTTTAAGAGCACATCCCAGGGCTATCAGTGGTGGCCCATaggtttaatctcagcacccagtaggtagaggcaggtggacctctgagttcaaggccagcctagtctatagacaggatagccagggatacacatacacacatacatacatacacacacacacacacacacacaaaacctgtctCAGAGAGGTGGGGGTAGAAAGAGCACATCCCAGATATCCCAAAGGCAAAGTGTTCAGGACACCACTGAGACAACAGGGTTTTGTGAAAAGGCTTGAGAAATGACAAGCAGAAAAAGGACTTAGGAGACGAGACGCTCAAGGTTTTTTGATAAAATGGAAAACTTTAGAAGTATAGCTTCTTTTAGGAGATATCCTGGCAACCAGATGGCAATCTCTGTAGAAGATGTGTTGAGAGTTTAGCCAAGCTGGTCGCCTTTGGACATCTTAAAGAAAGACCAGGTGTTAGATGGAGTGGGCAGAATGGCATTTGGAAGACACTCAAATCACCTCTCAAGCAGTCTACCAGTAATATataacttgtttgttttgttttttaagacaaggttttcctgtgtagtcatccatgtaatcccagcactcaggagacaggcagtaGAGTCACCACAAATTCATGATCTAcacatggcaagttccaggccacacACAAGTGGACagtgaaaacttgtctcaaaaacaaaacaaaggaaaaaacacaaaagacaagCCTCAACATTGTTTCTGCCTTAGCGGAAGTACTATTGTAAGCAAAAGGCCTCATCCTGATACATAAAGGAACGAAATGCCCTATTTGGGACCTCAGATATGGTTATTGTCAATTTCAAACATCACAACCATACAGACTGGATGTTTCCGATCTATCAGGGAACTTTGGACCAGGAGGACACAAATGAGAGCGGAGCGGTCAGTCTACGTACTGATTTCTTCTCCGCCTGCGACGGTGTGGGCGACCCGAAGCCACCGGGGGACTGCGTGTAGCCGCCCGCTCCGCTATAGGTGGAGCTGCTGAAGCTTTCGAATCCGCCTGGTGGTGAACGACAGTAGTCAGAGGCTGCGCTGCGCTGCGCTCCCCAACTCTACACCTGGCAATCGCTGTCCCCAGCGTCCCTGCCGCGGCAATCCCCCTCCCACCCATCAAACGCCGCGGATCCGGCCTCCGGCCTCTCTGGCCCTGCCCTCCCACGCGAGACTCGACCACTCCTGACACACTCGCGCGACTCCCCGCCTCCTCCCCCGCACGCCCGCCATTACTATTCCACATCCTGGTAGCAGTTTTCCCGAGAAAGAAACCCAAGAAGCTCGGACACGGAAAACAGAAAAGTTTGCCGCTCCGCCGTGGCAGCGTTGTAGCTACTTTGCACTGGCGCCACAAACTCGTTCCCGCGAAGAACCAGCCAATCAGCGCCCAGAACACATCTAGCTCCAGCCAATCAGAACTCACGAATCCCGCTTTTTCCCCGGTATCAAGGAAAAACGCACTGCCCCAAAAAAGAATGGAAGCCTTAGCGGCCATATTTACTGAGGGCAAATTCCCGATAGGGCAGTATTTaagaaaacaaccaatcaaaacaaCA
Above is a window of Arvicanthis niloticus isolate mArvNil1 chromosome 5, mArvNil1.pat.X, whole genome shotgun sequence DNA encoding:
- the Rpa2 gene encoding replication protein A 32 kDa subunit, with the translated sequence MWNSGFESFSSSTYSGAGGYTQSPGGFGSPTPSQAEKKSRVRAQHIVPCTISQLLSATLTDEVFKIGDVEISQVTVVGIIRHAEKAPTNIVYKVDDMTAAPMDVRQWVDTDDAGGENTVVPPETYVKVAGHLRSFQNKKSLVAFKITPLEDMNELTAHVLEVVNSHMMLSRANNQAPAGRPSIGNPGMGEPVNFSGNNFMPANGLTVVQNQVLNLIKACPRPEGLNFQDLRSQLQHMPIASVKQAVDFLCNEGHIYSTVDDDHFKSTDAE